Part of the Candidatus Rokuibacteriota bacterium genome, GCAGGGGAGCTGGAAACCCGCGAGGAAGCACAAGCGGCGCTGACAGAGTTGAGGTAACGTGCGGCGCGGCAGCCTAGGTTCGCTGAAAGGAGCGATGACCATGGAACGACGCGCTTTCCTCACCGGTAGCACCGCTGTCGCAGCGATGGCGCTCGCGCCGCGCGCGTTCGCGGCATGGGAGCCGAGCCAGCGGTATCCCGACCCCGCGATCAAGATCATCGATCCGAGCTTCGCGCGCTATCGCCTGGCGCTCTCGCGGGTCGAGCAGATCGCCACGGGCTTCCGCTGGTGCGAGGGTCCCGTCTGGTTCGGCGACGGGCGCTACCTGCTCTGGAGTGACATCCCGAACAACCGGATCATGCGCTGGGACGAGGAGACGGGCGCGGTCAGCATGTTCCGCAAGCCGTCCAACTTCGCCAACGGGCTGACGCGGGACCGGCAGGGCCGCCTCCTCACCTGCGAGCACGGCACGCGGCGCGTGACGCGCACCGAGCCGGACGGTCGCATCACCGTCATCGCCGACCGCTTCGAGGGCAAGCCGCTCAACTCGCCGAACGACATCGTGTGCAAGTCCGACGGCTCGATCTGGTTCACCGATCCACCGTTCGGCATCCTCGGCTTTTACGAGGGGTACGTCGCGAAGGTCGAGTTGCCCACCAACGTCTATCGCGTCGACGGGCGCTCGGGCCAGATCACGATGGCCGTCGGCGACGTGAACCGGCCGAACGGGCTCTGCTTCTCGCCCGACGAGTCGAAACTCTACATCGTCGAGGGCGGCGTGACCCCCCGCATCATTCACGCCTTCGATGTCGATGGCGGCACCAGGCTCACCAAC contains:
- a CDS encoding SMP-30/gluconolactonase/LRE family protein, which produces MTMERRAFLTGSTAVAAMALAPRAFAAWEPSQRYPDPAIKIIDPSFARYRLALSRVEQIATGFRWCEGPVWFGDGRYLLWSDIPNNRIMRWDEETGAVSMFRKPSNFANGLTRDRQGRLLTCEHGTRRVTRTEPDGRITVIADRFEGKPLNSPNDIVCKSDGSIWFTDPPFGILGFYEGYVAKVELPTNVYRVDGRSGQITMAVGDVNRPNGLCFSPDESKLYIVEGGVTPRIIHAFDVDGGTRLTNKRPVVNAGPGTPDGLRCDVDGNLWVGWGMGQEGLDGIHVFNPDGKLIGRIDLPARCANLCFGGPQRNRLFMCGSTAMYSLYVNTQGVPYI